The following proteins are encoded in a genomic region of Necator americanus strain Aroian chromosome II, whole genome shotgun sequence:
- a CDS encoding hypothetical protein (NECATOR_CHRII.G6750.T1) encodes MDSSGETQDSAEWIDSVQAVAEDQEETPRSCAARVLGIVWCGFCMIMVASYTANLAAFLVLDQPEKGLTGITDPRLRNPSANFSFATVLNSNVYQYFKRHVELSTMFRKMEAHNMEKVSDAVAALLNGSLDAFIWDSMRLDFEAARHCDLRTRGALFGRSAYGIGLQKNSPWTPHITSAILRMAESGTMEKLDAKWVDNKESKCTTETHKSPARLSLWNMRDVFILVTGGVAVGALCSSIEVIYGRRKARKGRERALAARYLQKWRTIMSQGRLRSQYDLSRPVIRRGFAGLEPCTLADIRKRELARSKQKIGDRSFLHPSPFVPDLNFGRHSVALFCSRCRNLVETDVHRECGLFAYVWCVLFVLLFLWPCSPLPCFMEAFADFVHVCPICCHKIGRYRRGRRPKFYV; translated from the exons ATGgacagttcaggcgagacgcaAGATTCCGcagaatggattgattctgtgcaagctgtcgcagaagatcaagaag AAACACCTCGAAGCTGTGCAGCTCGTGTACTTGGCATTGTTTGGTGCGGCTTCTGTATGATTATGGTTGCCTCATACACCGCCAATTTAGCAGCCTTCCTCGTGTTGGACCAACCGGAGAAAGGACTCACTGGAATCACTGATCCTCGG CTACGCAATCCATCAGCTAACTTTTCCTTCGCTACGGTGCTTAATTCGAACGTCTACCAGTACTTCAAGAGGCATGTGGAACTATCAACAATGTTTCGCAAAATGGAAGCTCACAATATGGAAAAG GTGTCTGATGCTGTAGCTGCTCTTTTAAACGG ATCGCTCGATGCGTTCATTTGGGATTCAATGCGTCTAGATTTCGAAGCAGCTCGACATTGTGACCTTCGCACCAG AGGTGCTTTATTTGGTCGAAGTGCTTACGGAATCGGTTTGCAGAAAAACAGTCCCTGGACACCACACATCACTTCGGCTATATTGCGGATGGCCGAAA gtgggaccatggagAAGCTGGACGCGAAGTGGGTGGACAACAAAGAGTCGAAATGTACAACAGAAACTCACAAATCGCCAGCGAGGCTTAGTCTTTGGAACATGAGG GACGTGTTCATCCTCGTGACTGGTGGAGTTGCCGTTGGAGCGTTGTGTAGCTCCATCGAAGTGATCTACGGAAGAAGGAAGGCCAGGAAAGG GCGTGAGAGAGCACTTGCTGCTCGATATCTACAGAAATGGCGCACCATAATGTCTCAGGGACGTCTACGGTCTCAGTATGATCTGTCTCGCCCCGTTATTCGAAGAGGTTTCGCAGGACTGGAGCCCTGTACACTCGCT GATATAAGAAAACGAGAGTTGGCTCGATCGAAACAGAAGATAGGAGACAGATCTTTTCTTCATCCATCGCCGTTTGTGCCGGATCTCAACTTTGGGCGACACTCCGTTGCGCTGTTTTGCAGTCGCTGTAGA AACCTCGTGGAAACGGACGTACACCGTGAATGTGGACTTTTTGCCTACGTATGGTGTGTACTATTCGTGCTCCTATTTCTGTGGCCATGTTCCCCTCTGCCGTGTTTCATGGAAGCGTTTGCTGACTTCGTACATGTTTGTCCTATTTGCTGTCATAAGATTGGTAGATATCGGAGAGGTAGACGACCTAAGTTCTATGTTTGA
- a CDS encoding hypothetical protein (NECATOR_CHRII.G6750.T2) yields MDSSGETQDSAEWIDSVQAVAEDQEETPRSCAARVLGIVWCGFCMIMVASYTANLAAFLVLDQPEKGLTGITDPRLRNPSANFSFATVLNSNVYQYFKRHVELSTMFRKMEAHNMEKVSDAVAALLNGKFASSSKRYFFASEEKKKRGWSGGGSYSRGSLDAFIWDSMRLDFEAARHCDLRTRGALFGRSAYGIGLQKNSPWTPHITSAILRMAESGTMEKLDAKWVDNKESKCTTETHKSPARLSLWNMRDVFILVTGGVAVGALCSSIEVIYGRRKARKGRERALAARYLQKWRTIMSQGRLRSQYDLSRPVIRRGFAGLEPCTLADIRKRELARSKQKIGDRSFLHPSPFVPDLNFGRHSVALFCSRCRNLVETDVHRECGLFAYVWCVLFVLLFLWPCSPLPCFMEAFADFVHVCPICCHKIGRYRRGRRPKFYV; encoded by the exons ATGgacagttcaggcgagacgcaAGATTCCGcagaatggattgattctgtgcaagctgtcgcagaagatcaagaag AAACACCTCGAAGCTGTGCAGCTCGTGTACTTGGCATTGTTTGGTGCGGCTTCTGTATGATTATGGTTGCCTCATACACCGCCAATTTAGCAGCCTTCCTCGTGTTGGACCAACCGGAGAAAGGACTCACTGGAATCACTGATCCTCGG CTACGCAATCCATCAGCTAACTTTTCCTTCGCTACGGTGCTTAATTCGAACGTCTACCAGTACTTCAAGAGGCATGTGGAACTATCAACAATGTTTCGCAAAATGGAAGCTCACAATATGGAAAAG GTGTCTGATGCTGTAGCTGCTCTTTTAAACGG caaatttgcgtCTTCTAGTAAACggtatttcttcgcttct gaggagaagaagaagagggggTGGTCGGGAGGGGGGTCGTATTCAAGagg ATCGCTCGATGCGTTCATTTGGGATTCAATGCGTCTAGATTTCGAAGCAGCTCGACATTGTGACCTTCGCACCAG AGGTGCTTTATTTGGTCGAAGTGCTTACGGAATCGGTTTGCAGAAAAACAGTCCCTGGACACCACACATCACTTCGGCTATATTGCGGATGGCCGAAA gtgggaccatggagAAGCTGGACGCGAAGTGGGTGGACAACAAAGAGTCGAAATGTACAACAGAAACTCACAAATCGCCAGCGAGGCTTAGTCTTTGGAACATGAGG GACGTGTTCATCCTCGTGACTGGTGGAGTTGCCGTTGGAGCGTTGTGTAGCTCCATCGAAGTGATCTACGGAAGAAGGAAGGCCAGGAAAGG GCGTGAGAGAGCACTTGCTGCTCGATATCTACAGAAATGGCGCACCATAATGTCTCAGGGACGTCTACGGTCTCAGTATGATCTGTCTCGCCCCGTTATTCGAAGAGGTTTCGCAGGACTGGAGCCCTGTACACTCGCT GATATAAGAAAACGAGAGTTGGCTCGATCGAAACAGAAGATAGGAGACAGATCTTTTCTTCATCCATCGCCGTTTGTGCCGGATCTCAACTTTGGGCGACACTCCGTTGCGCTGTTTTGCAGTCGCTGTAGA AACCTCGTGGAAACGGACGTACACCGTGAATGTGGACTTTTTGCCTACGTATGGTGTGTACTATTCGTGCTCCTATTTCTGTGGCCATGTTCCCCTCTGCCGTGTTTCATGGAAGCGTTTGCTGACTTCGTACATGTTTGTCCTATTTGCTGTCATAAGATTGGTAGATATCGGAGAGGTAGACGACCTAAGTTCTATGTTTGA
- a CDS encoding hypothetical protein (NECATOR_CHRII.G6751.T1): MKPSPARVPDFISADLLRAGGHPLHVIFAAHITSYLQEKRIPDQRKTSQTLLIHKKSDRGDLRNYRPICSLSVLYKVFTKIILTRIFEVQLQEEAEFCQRFSYLLYNIQTVPRVIEVCREYRLPLVLTFVDYEKAFDSVETNVILSALVDQCVEASYVRTLANCYDRCTTKIQLFHSP; encoded by the coding sequence ATGAAACCTAGCCCAGCCCGCgtacctgattttatatcagcagaccttcttcgggctggtggccatccgcttcatgtaatcttcgCAGCGCACAtaacatcctaccttcaggaaaaaaggatcccagaccagcgGAAGACCTCGCAGACccttcttatccataagaaaagtGACCGAGGGGACCTTAgaaactaccgtccgatatgctcgctgagcgtgttatacaaagtattcactaaGATCATTCTCACACGCATATTTGAAGTCCAGCTTCAAGAAGAAGCTGAATTCTGTCAGCGGTTCAGTTACTTGCTTTACAACATCCAGACCGTGCCGAGGGTCATAGaagtttgccgggaataccgcttGCCTCTTGtcctaaccttcgtcgactatgagaaagcattcgacagcgtagaaacgaatgtaatactgtcagcgctggtcgatcaatgTGTGGaggcgtcgtatgtgaggacattagccaattgctacgatcgatgcaccactaagatacagcttttccacagcccataa